A window from Primulina eburnea isolate SZY01 chromosome 2, ASM2296580v1, whole genome shotgun sequence encodes these proteins:
- the LOC140816688 gene encoding putative pectinesterase/pectinesterase inhibitor 45, with translation MAFQDFDQISQRRKQERQQKIRRRITIAIASSVGVLLLAAAAVCAVMYERNQDSSSNQNHGTPSSPKQVTTAEKAVKSACEGTDYKQTCENSLLKAVKNNATIQPKDILKASFAVASEEIDKVIKKASSLKFNDPLKKAAFDDCLVLLNDAKEELNSSISSIEGKDLTKLSSRTPDLNNWLSAVLSYQQTCIDGFPEGDEKAKFQNFLKISKELGSNALAIVSQLSSISSMFQLPDVKRNLLTVYDDGFPSWINQDHQRMLKDDTAKITPNLTVAKDGSGNFTTISAALNAIPQEYTGRYVIYVKEGIYQENVIVTKEMVNVTMYGDGSQKSIITGSKNFVDGVPTFQTATFAALGEGFMAQSIGFRNTAGPEKHQAVALRVQADRSIFINCRMEGFQDTLYAQTHRQFYRSCYITGTVDFIFGDAASVFQNCMIYVRKPMENQQNIVTAQGRLDKRQTTGIVLQNCRILADEKLKSEKGKFKSYLGRPWKEYSRTVIMESEIGDLIQPEGWMEWNGDFALKTLYYAEFNNKGAGSNTSGRVKWPGYKVIKKEDAMKFTVGPFLQGESWLNSASFPVRFGMST, from the exons ATGGCATTCCAAGATTTTGATCAGATTTCGCAACGCAGGAAACAAGAGAGACAGCAAAAGATTAGGAGGAGAATTACAATTGCCATTGCTTCAAGCGTTGGTGTGCTTCTCTTGGCTGCTGCTGCTGTCTGTGCTGTTATGTACGAGAGAAATCAAGATTCAAGTTCGAACCAAAATCACGGAACCCCTTCTTCTCCAAAACAAGTTACCACGGCTGAAAAGGCCGTAAAATCAGCCTGTGAAGGGACGGATTACAAGCAAACATGCGAAAATAGCCTTTTAAAAGCAGTCAAGAACAATGCCACTATCCAGCCTAAAGATATCTTAAAAGCCTCGTTTGCTGTTGCCTCGGAGGAGATTGATAAAGTTATAAAAAAAGCCTCGAGTCTCAAATTCAATGACCCTCTTAAAAAAGCAGCATTTGATGATTGTTTAGTGCTCCTAAATGATGCAAAGGAGGAACTGAATAGCTCAATATCAAGCATTGAAGGGAAAGATTTGACCAAGTTATCATCTAGGACGCCTGACCTTAACAACTGGTTGAGTGCCGTTCTGTCGTATCAGCAAACGTGTATCGATGGATTTCCTGAGGGGGACGAAAAGGCTAAGTTTCAGAACTTTTTGAAGATATCAAAGGAACTTGGCAGCAATGCTCTTGCTATTGTATCTCAATTGTCCTCTATTTCTTCGATGTTCCAACTTCCTGATGTGAAACGAAATTTATTAACTGTGTATGATGATGGATTCCCATCTTGGATCAATCAGGATCATCAAAGAATGTTGAAAGATGACACTGCAAAAATTACTCCCAACTTGACAGTGGCAAAAGATGGCAGTGGAAACTTTACGACCATTTCCGCAGCACTGAACGCAATTCCTCAGGAATATACCGGACG TTAtgtgatttatgttaaagaagGTATCTACCAAGAAAACGTGATCGTCACCAAGGAAATGGTAAATGTCACAATGTATGGCGATGGATCTCAAAAGAGCATTATCACCGGAAGCAAGAATTTTGTAGACGGAGTACCAACTTTTCAGACTGCTACTTTTG CTGCTCTAGGGGAAGGATTTATGGCCCAATCCATTGGATTCAGGAACACCGCAGGTCCCGAAAAGCACCAAGCAGTGGCTTTAAGAGTTCAAGCTGATCGTTCGATTTTCATCAACTGCCGAATGGAAGGATTCCAGGACACCTTATATGCTCAAACACACAGACAATTTTACCGAAGCTGCTACATCACCGGGACCGTGGATTTCATATTCGGTGACGCAGCCTCTGTTTTCCAAAACTGCATGATCTACGTCAGAAAACCGATGGAAAACCAACAAAACATTGTCACAGCTCAAGGCAGGCTAGATAAGAGGCAAACAACAGGGATTGTGCTCCAAAACTGTCGTATCTTGGCGGACGAAAAGCTCAAGTCCGAGAAGGGGAAATTCAAGAGCTATCTTGGCAGGCCCTGGAAAGAATACTCGAGGACGGTTATTATGGAATCGGAGATTGGCGATTTGATTCAACCTGAAGGATGGATGGAGTGGAATGGAGATTTCGCACTCAAGACCCTTTACTACGCGGAGTTTAACAACAAGGGCGCCGGTTCGAATACATCAGGAAGAGTTAAATGGCCAGGCTACAAAGTTATCAAGAAGGAAGACGCCATGAAGTTTACTGTTGGTCCGTTTTTACAGGGTGAGAGCTGGCTCAACAGTGCAAGTTTCCCGGTTCGTTTTGGCATGTCTACTTGA
- the LOC140816694 gene encoding pectinesterase/pectinesterase inhibitor PPE8B-like: MQMRSAALSKILFVVTLCTLAGFGRSDHVESELFYVPASEIASSVTFAIDLIRQVTSILSEFAGAFGDFRLSNAVSDCQDLMDFSLDQLSWTLSASENPNSKGNATGNLGADMKTWLSGAMTNQETCREGFDGTNGIVKNLVAGSLDQVTSLVYDILSTVKPTPNSPPKGSNAGGRSTGGGGRKLRGIDPSFPSWVKSHDRKLLQTANGAGADAVVAADGTGNFVTIKDAVAAAPEYSTKRYVIYIKKGVYNEYVEISKKKWNVMIVGDGIDVTVITGNHNFIDGWTTYHSATFAVKGQRFIARDITFQNTAGPEKHQAVAFRSDSDLSVLYRCGIRGYQDTLYAHAQRQFYRDCQITGTVDFIFGDATIVIQNSIIRARKGLPNQKNTITAQGRKEPVENTGISIQFCNISAEGDVLNSLNSTSTYLGRPWKLYSRTVIMQSYISEAIKPEGWLEWNGDFALNSLYYGEYMNYGPGSGLGARVKWPGYHIFNDSSQPNNFTVSQFLLGNTWLPSTGVRYTSGLRF, encoded by the exons ATGCAAATGAGAAGTGCGGCTTTGTCCAAGATTTTGTTTGTGGTGACTCTATGTACTTTAGCTGGTTTTGGGAGGTCGGATCACGTGGAGTCGGAGCTGTTCTACGTTCCGGCATCGGAGATCGCGAGTTCGGTGACGTTTGCGATCGACTTGATTCGGCAGGTGACATCCATTTTGTCGGAGTTCGCCGGTGCATTCGGTGATTTCCGGCTGTCCAATGCCGTCTCCGATTGCCAGGACTTGATGGACTTCTCTTTGGATCAGCTGAGCTGGACCCTTTCCGCTTCTGAAAACCCAAATA GCAAGGGTAATGCCACTGGAAACTTGGGAGCTGACATGAAAACATGGTTGAGTGGAGCCATGACAAATCAAGAAACTTGCCGAGAAGGGTTTGATGGCACTAATGGAATTGTAAAAAATCTAGTCGCTGGAAGCCTCGACCAAGTTACGTCGCTAGTATATGACATTCTTTCAACGGTGAAGCCAACCCCCAACTCTCCGCCTAAAGGTAGCAACGCCGGTGGCAGAAGTACTGGTGGCGGCGGAAGGAAACTTAGAGGCATTGATCCATCATTCCCATCTTGGGTCAAATCCCATGACCGTAAACTCCTCCAAACAGCCAATGGTGCCGGGGCGGATGCGGTGGTTGCCGCCGATGGGACCGGGAATTTCGTGACCATCAAGGATGCTGTTGCTGCAGCGCCTGAATATAGTACAAAGAGATACGTGATATACATCAAGAAAGGTGTTTATAATGAGTATGTGGAGATCAGTAAGAAGAAATGGAACGTAATGATAGTCGGAGATGGCATCGATGTTACTGTTATCACCGGTAATCACAACTTTATTGATGGATGGACAACGTATCACTCTGCTACATTTG CTGTGAAAGGACAGAGATTTATAGCACGGGACATAACATTTCAGAACACGGCCGGCCCGGAGAAGCACCAAGCGGTGGCCTTCAGGTCCGATTCCGACCTCTCAGTATTGTACCGCTGCGGTATCAGGGGATATCAAGACACATTGTACGCTCATGCTCAACGGCAGTTCTACCGAGACTGTCAGATCACAGGTACAGTAGATTTCATCTTCGGAGATGCCACAATTGTCATCCAGAACTCAATAATCCGGGCCAGGAAAGGCCTCCCGAATCAAAAGAACACCATCACGGCCCAAGGCCGGAAGGAACCGGTCGAGAACACGGGAATTTCGATCCAATTTTGTAATATTTCGGCCGAAGGAGATGTCCTAAACTCGTTAAACTCGACCTCGACCTACCTAGGCCGACCGTGGAAATTATATTCGCGAACAGTTATCATGCAATCTTATATTAGCGAAGCCATTAAGCCGGAGGGATGGCTTGAATGGAATGGGGATTTTGCCCTGAATAGTTTGTACTATGGTGAGTATATGAACTATGGACCGGGGTCCGGTTTAGGGGCTCGGGTTAAATGGCCCGGTTACCATATTTTTAACGACTCGAGTCAGCCCAATAATTTCACGGTGTCTCAGTTTCTACTGGGAAATACCTGGCTGCCTTCGACCGGAGTAAGGTATACATCCGGTCTAAGGTTCTGA
- the LOC140824434 gene encoding auxin-responsive protein SAUR76-like yields MAKGSKLTKIRSVLKKMQSFKLGQGAKASSIAAATCNSSDDESSAVSKDLHAVYVGKSRRKYLITSDVMENPLFRQLVDRGSGRHDESIAVDCEVVLFEHLLWILENADPRPDSLNELVDFYS; encoded by the coding sequence ATGGCGAAGGGGAGCAAGCTCACCAAAATCAGGTCCGTGCTTAAGAAAATGCAATCCTTCAAGCTCGGGCAAGGCGCCAAGGCCAGCTCCATCGCGGCCGCCACCTGCAATTCCTCCGACGACGAATCATCCGCCGTGTCCAAGGATCTCCACGCCGTCTACGTGGGGAAGTCGCGGCGGAAGTATCTCATCACCTCCGACGTCATGGAAAATCCTCTCTTCCGTCAGCTCGTGGACCGGGGATCCGGACGCCACGACGAATCCATCGCCGTCGATTGCGAGGTGGTGCTATTCGAGCACCTCCTGTGGATTCTGGAAAATGCCGATCCTCGGCCGGATTCTTTGAACGAGCTCGTGGATTTCTACTCCTGA
- the LOC140816679 gene encoding sucrose synthase-like, with translation MAERVLTRVHSLRERLDATLAAHRNDILLFLSRVEDHGKGILKPHQLLAEFESICETDEAKLRDHAFKEVLKFTQEAVVLPPWVALAIRLRPGVWEYLRVNVNSLVVEELTVPEYLHFKEELVNGTSNGNFVLELDFEPFTASFPKPTLTKSIGNGVEFLNRHLSAKMFHDKESMSPLLDFLRKHHYKGKAMMLNDRIKNLSSLQAVLRKAEEYLSTLIPETSYSNFEHKFHEIGLERGWGDNAERVSEMISMLLDLLEAPDSCTLEKFLGRIPMVFNVVILSPHGYFAQENVLGYPDTGGQVVYILDQVPALEREMIKRIKEQGLDITPRILIVTRLLPDAVGTTCAQRLEKVFGAEHSHILRVPFRTEKGIVRKWISRFEVWPYMETFTEDVAKEITAELQAKPDLIIGNYSEGNLAASLLAHKLGVTQCTIAHALEKTKYPDSDIYLKNYDEKYHFSCQFTADLYAMNHTDFIITSTFQEIAGSKDTVGQYESHMAFTMPGLYRVVHGIDVFDPKFNIVSPGADMNLYFSYTEKEKRLTALQPEIEELLYSNVENEEHLCSLKDKNKPIIFSMARLDRVKNLTGLVELYAKNPKLRQLANLVIVGGDRRKESKDLEEQAEMKKMYSLIETYSLNGQFRWISSQMNRVRNGELYRCIADKKGIFVQPAFYEAFGLTVVEAMTCGLPTFATSYGGPAEIIVHGKSGFHIDPYKGEQVSELLVDFFEKCKKDHSHWETISNGGLKRIQEKYTWQIYSDRLLTLAGVYGFWKYVSKLDRMEIRRYLEMFYALKYRKLAEAVPLAVE, from the exons ATGGCGGAACGTGTTCTGACCCGAGTTCACAGCCTACGTGAACGTTTGGACGCCACTCTTGCGGCTCATCGGAACGATATTTTGCTGTTTCTGTCTAG GGTTGAAGACCATGGTAAGGGGATATTAAAACCTCACCAACTCTTAGCTGAGTTCGAATCAATATGCGAAACTGATGAGGCAAAGCTGCGGGATCATGCCTTCAAAGAAGTTCTCAAGTTTACGCAG GAAGCAGTTGTGTTGCCTCCATGGGTTGCACTCGCTATTCGGCTAAGGCCTGGTGTTTGGGAATACTTAAGAGTCAATGTGAACTCACTGGTCGTGGAGGAACTAACTGTACCAGAATACCTGCACTTTAAGGAAGAGCTCGTTAATGGAAC ATCAAATGGTAACTTTGTACTTGAGTTGGACTTTGAGCCATTTACTGCATCTTTTCCAAAGCCGACTCTCACCAAATCCATTGGAAATGGAGTTGAATTCCTCAATAGACACCTCTCTGCAAAAATGTTCCATGACAAGGAGAGCATGTCCCCTCTTCTAGATTTCCTCCGAAAGCATCACTACAAGGGCAAG GCAATGATGCTTAATGACAGAATCAAGAACCTTAGTTCTCTACAAGCTGTTCTGAGAAAGGCCGAGGAGTACCTGTCTACACTAATTCCTGAGACATCATACTCGAATTTCGAACACAAATTCCATGAGATTGGATTGGAGAGGGGATGGGGTGATAACGCAGAACGAGTATCAGAGATGATCTCTATGCTTTTAGACCTTCTCGAGGCTCCGGACTCATGCACCCTGGAGAAATTCCTTGGCAGAATTCCTATGGTTTTCAATGTCGTTATTCTTTCTCCTCACGGTTACTTTGCACAAGAAAACGTCTTGGGATACCCTGATACCGGAGGACAG GTGGTCTACATTTTGGATCAAGTTCCTGCTTTGGAGCGGGAGATGATCAAACGTATAAAGGAGCAAGGACTCGATATAACTCCACGAATTCTCATA GTGACTCGGTTGCTACCAGATGCAGTAGGAACCACTTGTGCTCAGCGACTTGAGAAAGTTTTTGGGGCCGAGCACTCACATATACTCCGTGTACCATTTAGAACTGAAAAGGGTATTGTCCGGAAATGGATATCCCGGTTTGAGGTGTGGCCATACATGGAAACATTCACCGAG GATGTTGCTAAAGAAATCACAGCAGAGTTACAGGCCAAACCAGATCTTATTATTGGAAATTACAGTGAGGGAAACCTTGCAGCCTCTTTGCTTGCCCACAAGTTGGGAGTGACTCAG TGCACCATTGCTCACGCACTAGAGAAAACCAAGTATCCTGATTCTGACATTTACCTGAAAAACTACGATGAAAAGTATCACTTTTCGTGCCAGTTTACAGCTGATTTGTATGCAATGAATCATACAGACTTCATAATCACTAGCACGTTTCAAGAAATAGCAGGAAG CAAGGACACAGTGGGACAGTACGAAAGCCATATGGCGTTCACTATGCCTGGATTGTACCGAGTCGTACATGGGATTGACGTGTTCGACCCCAAATTCAACATCGTCTCTCCTGGTGCGGATATGAACCTCTACTTCTCTTATACCGAAAAGGAAAAAAGACTAACTGCCCTTCAACCTGAAATCGAGGAACTTCTTTATAGCAACGTTGAGAATGAAGAACATTT ATGTTCGCTGAAAGACAAGAACAAGCCCATCATATTCTCCATGGCTAGGCTTGACAGGGTCAAGAATTTGACAGGACTTGTGGAACTATATGCCAAGAACCCAAAACTCAGGCAATTGGCTAACCTCGTTATCGTGGGTGGCGACAGGCGAAAGGAGTCGAAAGATTTGGAAGAACAAGCTGAgatgaaaaagatgtacagttTGATAGAAACATACAGCCTGAATGGCCAATTCAGATGGATTTCTTCTCAAATGAACCGTGTCAGGAACGGTGAACTCTACCGTTGCATCGCTGACAAGAAAGGCATCTTCGTGCAACCAGCATTCTACGAGGCCTTCGGTTTGACTGTCGTGGAGGCCATGACTTGCGGGTTGCCGACATTTGCAACATCCTACGGAGGGCCAGCTGAGATAATCGTCCATGGAAAGTCTGGCTTCCACATCGATCCTTACAAGGGTGAACAAGTTTCTGAACTACTCGTCGATTTCTTCGAAAAATGTAAGAAAGATCATTCTCACTGGGAGACCATATCGAATGGCGGCCTGAAACGTATCCAGGAGAA GTATACTTGGCAGATTTATTCTGACAGGTTACTGACTTTGGCCGGTGTTTATGGGTTCTGGAAGTATGTTTCGAAGCTGGATCGCATGGAGATCAGACGATACCTTGAAATGTTTTATGCGCTTAAATATCGCAAGCTG GCTGAAGCAGTTCCACTGGCTGTTGAGTGA
- the LOC140824433 gene encoding protein SMALL AUXIN UP-REGULATED RNA 10-like: MDQDNGGSNKVTGIRQIVRLKGFLQKWQNVTLGPKDQHNHQVYGGGISPAITRRLIGSNVYCESDEDSCHSPEPPPDVPKGYLAVYVGLELRRFIIPTSYLGDPLFKVLLEKVEEEFGFDHSGGLTIPCEIETFKYLLQCMENHRKEQLDCNINAAEKSLPVEE, translated from the exons ATGGATCAAGACAATGGAGGAAGCAATAAGGTGACAGGGATCAGGCAAATCGTTAGGCTGAAAGGGTTCCTCCAAAAATGGCAAAATGTCACACTTGGCCCCAAAGATCAACACAATCACCAAGTCTATGGTGGCGGCATTTCACCGGCGATCACACGAAGGTTGATAGGTTCCAACGTGTATTGCGAGTCGGACGAGGATAGCTGCCACAGCCCTGAACCGCCGCCGGATGTCCCAAAGGGTTACCTGGCGGTGTACGTGGGACTGGAGCTCCGGAGGTTTATCATCCCAACAAGTTATCTCGGGGATCCGCTGTTTAAGGTGTTGTTAGAAAAGGTCGAGGAGGAGTTTGGATTCGATCACAGTGGCGGGCTCACGATCCCCTGTGAAATCGAGACGTTTAAGTATCTTCTTCAATGCATGGAAAATCACCGGAAAGAGCAACTTGACTGCAATATTAATGCAG CTGAAAAGTCGTTACCAGTTGAGGAGTGA